Genomic window (Deltaproteobacteria bacterium):
GGGCAGAGAAAAAGGATCTGATAGCAGGATTGTGCTATGCCATCGTCTATAACTATCTGAACCGGGTGGTGGGGAAGCGAAAGATAGGACAAACCGTTATGTTTTTAGGAGGCCCTTCTTTGAATAAGGGGGTAGTCGCCGCCTTTGAAAATGTCCTTGGACGTCGTGTCCTGGTTCCCCGGCACAGGGAGGTCTTAGGGGCCTACGGCGCTGCGACCAGTGTGCAGGACAAAATGCGCCTTGAGAACAAGAATGAGAGCGCCTTCAGAGGCCTGGACAGCGCGATAAACGACCGAATGAAGTATGTTGAAAAAATATGCCGGGCAGACCCTCACTGCCATAACCGATGCAAACTGAAAATCTATGATTTTGACGGCCGTAAGAGTATTTGGGGCGGTGAGTGCGGTCGGTATGAAGTGACAAGAAGCATGGGACTCAAAAAAGAGAACTTCTTTGAATTGAGACAGAAGGTTTGGCATACGTACATGGCCGGGGTTTACGCGGAGTTGCAGGGTGAACGACTGATGGAGACGGACAATCGACCAACTGTAGGTATGCAGAGGGCTCTTTATGGCCACCAGTCCGGTATCTTGTGGGCACACTTTTTCGACCGGCTCGGATTCCGGCTTGTCCTGACCCCGCCCACCAACACGCACATTTCCAAGATGGGGCTGGAGACGATGGTAGCCGAGACCTGCTATCCGGTGAAGGTCTCCCATGGTCACGTCAAAGAACTGATGGGAAAGACCAGGTACCTTTTTCTTCCCAGCATTATCGACATGGCAACGCCTGAGCCTTGGGAAACCGGATTTTACTGTCCCATGGTCCAGAGCAATTCTTATATGGTCCGTATGGCCCTGGGGATAGACCCGTCATCCATTTTGAGTCCGGTCATTCATCTGAAACACGATCTGGACACGCTTGCGCTTGAGCTTTCAGAGCAGATACAATCAAAGCTTGGCGTGCGCAGGGCTGAGATAAGAAAGGCTCTCCAATATGCCTTGGACAGGGAGAATCGGTTTGCCAGGGAACTTCACAGGAAGGGGCGAGATCTCCTTGAAGATGCGAATGCCGAAGAGCCGGTCGTGGTGGTGACAGGTCGCCCATATAATCTTTATGATGAAAGGTTGAATTTGAGGCTTGGTCAGAATCTGGCCAAGATCGGAATAACCGCGCTGCCCATGGATTTCATTGACGTGTCTTCGGTAGACCTCTCAGATTTTTCGTCTATGTATTGGGGACTTGGCGCTCAAGTCCTGAGGGCTGCCAGATTTGTAAAAAAGCATCCAAACTATTTCGGTCTCCATTTGACCAATTTTGGGTGTGGTCCGGACTCTTTTATCGAACATTTTTACAAGCATATTATGGGAGACAAAGCATACCTGATCCTGGAGCTTGACGAGCACAGCGCTGTAGCTGGTGTTATGACCAGGCTCGAGGCCTTCAAGAACGTCATAGATAATACCATGCAAAAATCAGAGTCAGATCTGAGATTTGATTTTAGAGTGGCTAATTAGAGGGAAATGGAATCAGAGAAAGTCATAGATTTTCAATCACTCACTGAAAATGTGGGCCGGTTCAGTCTCAGGAATAAGACTTTCCTGATTCCTGAGATGAACAGGATAGGAGCGCATCTTCTGGCTGCAACATTCAGGGGGTTTGGTATTGATGCAAAGGTCATGGATACCTGTAAGGGCCTTGATCTTGGGAAGGAATATACTTCCGGCAAAGAGTGCTACCCATGCCAGATCACAACAGGAGATATCCTCTATTTTCTGAAGAAAGAAGAGGAGGCGCTGGGGGACGCCTTCAAGCCGCAAGACTACGTCTTCTTCATGCCCGAAGCGAGCGGACCATGCCGTTTCGGCATGTACAACAAATACCAGCGAATTGTCCTGGATTCTTTTCCAGAGTTGAAGCGTGTAAAAATCGGTTCCCTTACCACAAAGGATGGATATTCCCTGGCAGGTATTATTGAGAAGGCCCGTGTCAGGGACCTCAGGAAAGCCGCCTATTTTTCCATGGTGTTGGGCGACATCCTCGACAGGTTACTCTGGAGAATCAGGCCCTATGAAAAGGAATCCGGGATGACGGATGATTTTATAGAGAGGTCCATGCACGTCATGGAAGATACCTTTGAGACATATGGGGCCAATAAGGATTTTGATAGAATTCTTGATCAACTGGATGAAATCATCGAGGAGGGAAAGACAATTATTGATTCCAACATCCCTCCAAAACCCCTTATAGGGATGGTTGGCGAGATTTACTTGAGGACACACGTCCATGCAAATCAGGATTTGATAAGAGTTCTGGAGAGGTATGGGGCTGAGGTGGTGAACGCCTCCGTTTCTGAATGGATGAATTATACGACCTATGACAGGTTGAGAGATGCCAGAATAGGATTTCGGTTGAACCTGAAACAGCTCCGCCTGGGCCCCGTAAGGCAGGAGCTGAGAAAGCTCCTAAGCTTCGGGGGAGACCTTTTTTATCAAGAATTCAGACAGAAGCAGGTCTACAAGCGGGTGAGATCGCTTATTGACCTTGCCGAAGACCATAAGGTAGGAGATCTGGAAAATATCCTAAAAGAGGACGACCTGTTCAATTTTGACGTGGGTACCGAGGCCTGTTTGAGCATTGCCGGAATCGTTGAATATGCCCGGCAAGGATATAACGGCGTGGTAAATGTCTATCCTTTTACCTGCATGCCCAGTACGGCCACTTCAGCCATTGTAAAGCCCCTCATGAACCAACTTAGAATGCCATACCTGGATACACCGTATGACTCGGGCTTCCAACCAGGAAGGGAGGCGGCTGTCAGGACCTTCATGTATCAGGCATATCAGCATTTCAAACGGCATGGCAAAAAAAAGCGAACAATTACCCCTTCGCAGAGAAATCAAATATCCACCTCATAATGCTGATTCCTATGAGGAAGAGACCCTCGGCCCGCGATACACGAAAACCCGTGCGCATGAACACGACCACAAGGGCTACCATGCCTACAAGGAGATAGACGCTTTTGAGGCCTGCCGGATCGATGTGAAGCGGGCCGAGCATGCCTGCCAGCCCGAGGACACCCAGTAGATTATAGAGATCGCTCCCGATGAGGTTTCCAAGGGACATGCCGTATCGTCCCTTGGAGGCTGCCATAAGGGAAGTGGCAAATTCAGGTAACGAGGTTCCGGCTGCCACGATGGTTACCCCAATGACCCACTCAGACAACCCAAGGCCCCGCGCCAGGGATGTGGCCGCCAACACAAGGATATGACCGCCGCCGACAACAGCGGCAATCCCGATAACAAGCAAAGGAATGTCTTTCCAGGTAGCCTGTTTCCCAGAGTCTTTCTCGCCCACAGGAGCTTTTTTCAAAAAAAGATAAATAATGTACACGATAAGGGTAGAAAAAAGTAAAAGTCCTTCTTTAGGGGTTAGCGTTAAGTCCTTGAGAAAAAAGACTAACACTGACGACATTATCAACAAAAAAAGACCGTCGCGCCACACAATGACAGGGGTGGTATTGATTGTTCGGATGGCAGCGCACCCTCCCAGTATGAATCCGAGGTTAAAAATGTTGGATCCTACCACATTGCTTACTGATATGTCGGCCAATCCTTTTACGGCAGCGTTGATCGTAACAGCGAATTCAGGCGCGGAGGTTCCGATGGCCACAACGGTCAAGCCGATAGCCAGGTCAGAGATACGGAGCCTATGGGCAATGCGAACCGCTGAATCGACGAGCCATTCGGAGCCCTTCCACAGCAATCCCACTGATATCGCCGCCAACACCGCATCCAACAACAGATGAGTCATGAGGTATGTCATTTACTTCATTTCAGTTCAGGAAACTGGGTATTTTTTTTCAAATCATATTTCGCTTTTAGCCGAAGGTACTCACTTGCTTCATCAACGCGCCCGCGTTTGAGGCAGCCTGCTGCATAGATGGCGCACTTCTTTGTCAGGGCGTCAACGGCTGCCACCCATTGTTTTGGGGCTAGTCCTTGGTCTGGCGGACGTTCAAGAAGTTTTCTCAAGGCATAGATGCGATAACGGTCTAACCCCGGCAGTCTTGAAAGCTGGTCCTTGTGCCCTCCCCGTTTGATTACAAGGGGGGTATCGACTAAGTGTATGGGAAACCTGCATGCTATTCTTAGCCAGAGGTCGTAATCCTCGCAAGCTGGCATGGCCTCATCAAATAGGCCAATATCGTCAAACAGACTCCGATGCGCTATTACCGCTGATGGGCTTACAAGGCACAGCTCAACAGAACGTTCAAAGATCATTCCTGAGGGTTTCCTGTGTCGGTTTTTGGGGTTGACCCTGACTTCGTTTCTTGTCCAGATCTCTTCTGTTTGACAAATGAGGGCATCCGGGCGCGTTTTGAAAAAGGCTTTCTGAGTTGATAATTTTTGTGGAAGCCAAAGGTCGTCGGAGTCAAGGAATGCAACAAACCGGCCGGAGGCTTGTTTAATACCGGCGTTTCGCGCTGCACTCACACCGCGGTGTTCTTGCCTTATAACAAAGACGTTGGGATAAGATTTCAGGAGTTCGAAGGTACTGTCTGTTGAACCATCGTCAACAACAATGAGTTCGAAATCATCAAAGTCCTGATACAAGACCGATTCAATGGCTTCATTCAGTGTCCATGCTCGATTATGGGTAGGGATTATTACACTTATCGTTGGCATTACTCTGCGTTTCAAATCACAGGATGGCGCAAAT
Coding sequences:
- a CDS encoding CoA activase, producing the protein MESEKVIDFQSLTENVGRFSLRNKTFLIPEMNRIGAHLLAATFRGFGIDAKVMDTCKGLDLGKEYTSGKECYPCQITTGDILYFLKKEEEALGDAFKPQDYVFFMPEASGPCRFGMYNKYQRIVLDSFPELKRVKIGSLTTKDGYSLAGIIEKARVRDLRKAAYFSMVLGDILDRLLWRIRPYEKESGMTDDFIERSMHVMEDTFETYGANKDFDRILDQLDEIIEEGKTIIDSNIPPKPLIGMVGEIYLRTHVHANQDLIRVLERYGAEVVNASVSEWMNYTTYDRLRDARIGFRLNLKQLRLGPVRQELRKLLSFGGDLFYQEFRQKQVYKRVRSLIDLAEDHKVGDLENILKEDDLFNFDVGTEACLSIAGIVEYARQGYNGVVNVYPFTCMPSTATSAIVKPLMNQLRMPYLDTPYDSGFQPGREAAVRTFMYQAYQHFKRHGKKKRTITPSQRNQISTS
- a CDS encoding calcium/sodium antiporter codes for the protein MTHLLLDAVLAAISVGLLWKGSEWLVDSAVRIAHRLRISDLAIGLTVVAIGTSAPEFAVTINAAVKGLADISVSNVVGSNIFNLGFILGGCAAIRTINTTPVIVWRDGLFLLIMSSVLVFFLKDLTLTPKEGLLLFSTLIVYIIYLFLKKAPVGEKDSGKQATWKDIPLLVIGIAAVVGGGHILVLAATSLARGLGLSEWVIGVTIVAAGTSLPEFATSLMAASKGRYGMSLGNLIGSDLYNLLGVLGLAGMLGPLHIDPAGLKSVYLLVGMVALVVVFMRTGFRVSRAEGLFLIGISIMRWIFDFSAKG
- a CDS encoding glycosyltransferase family 2 protein, whose protein sequence is MPTISVIIPTHNRAWTLNEAIESVLYQDFDDFELIVVDDGSTDSTFELLKSYPNVFVIRQEHRGVSAARNAGIKQASGRFVAFLDSDDLWLPQKLSTQKAFFKTRPDALICQTEEIWTRNEVRVNPKNRHRKPSGMIFERSVELCLVSPSAVIAHRSLFDDIGLFDEAMPACEDYDLWLRIACRFPIHLVDTPLVIKRGGHKDQLSRLPGLDRYRIYALRKLLERPPDQGLAPKQWVAAVDALTKKCAIYAAGCLKRGRVDEASEYLRLKAKYDLKKNTQFPELK